The proteins below come from a single Elusimicrobiaceae bacterium genomic window:
- the rpsI gene encoding 30S ribosomal protein S9, with translation MNNTKEIKTGRRKTSVAQAKLVKGTGVITVNAKALADYFKGHEKFQATVKAPLVITSLEKEYDVTAKVQGGGISSQAGALRHAIARSIAEISEELKKTVKKAGFLTRDPRMVERKKPGQPGARKRFQFSKR, from the coding sequence ATGAACAATACCAAAGAAATCAAAACCGGCCGCCGCAAAACTTCTGTTGCGCAAGCCAAATTGGTAAAAGGTACCGGTGTTATCACTGTAAACGCCAAAGCCTTAGCTGACTACTTCAAAGGTCACGAAAAATTTCAAGCAACCGTAAAAGCCCCGCTCGTGATTACGAGCCTTGAAAAAGAATATGACGTCACTGCCAAAGTGCAGGGTGGCGGTATTTCTTCCCAAGCCGGTGCTTTGCGCCATGCTATCGCCCGCTCTATCGCTGAAATCAGCGAAGAACTGAAAAAGACCGTTAAAAAAGCCGGTTTCTTAACCCGCGACCCCAGAATGGTCGAAAGAAAGAAACCCGGTCAGCCGGGCGCCCGCAAACGCTTCCAATTCTCCAAACGTTAA